One window of Methanothermobacter tenebrarum genomic DNA carries:
- the mpgP gene encoding mannosyl-3-phosphoglycerate phosphatase, producing MYIIFTDLDNTLLDKEYSYREAKEVLRELKEVKIPIIFCSAKTRREQEKIREEMGIYHPFIVEDGSAIYIPRGYFKETKGQPINDYEVIILGTKLENIIKEIQNLQKKGYKIIGYQDMTPEEIAQVTGLSIHEAKLAKDREFSETIIEYDNRGLEKLKRKFNVEIGGRFIHVFGKGADKGKAIKILTRFYKEEHEKIKTIGLGDSYTDKPLLKAVDTPILVKGYNGKWAELDVKNLYHAKGAGPKGWAEAIKKFVLKGGIK from the coding sequence TTGTATATCATCTTCACAGACCTGGACAACACCCTATTAGACAAGGAATACTCCTACAGGGAAGCCAAAGAAGTCCTCAGAGAACTGAAAGAGGTGAAAATACCCATCATTTTTTGTTCGGCTAAAACTCGGAGAGAACAGGAGAAAATAAGGGAAGAAATGGGAATATACCATCCATTCATTGTAGAGGATGGATCAGCAATCTACATCCCCAGAGGATACTTCAAAGAAACAAAAGGCCAACCAATAAACGACTACGAGGTTATCATCCTAGGCACAAAACTTGAAAATATAATCAAAGAAATCCAAAACCTGCAAAAAAAAGGATATAAGATAATAGGCTACCAGGACATGACACCCGAAGAAATCGCCCAGGTAACAGGCCTAAGCATCCATGAGGCCAAACTCGCCAAGGACAGAGAATTCAGCGAAACAATCATAGAATACGACAATAGAGGATTGGAAAAACTGAAAAGAAAATTCAACGTCGAAATAGGGGGCAGGTTCATCCACGTCTTTGGCAAAGGAGCCGATAAAGGTAAAGCCATCAAAATCCTCACAAGATTCTACAAGGAAGAACATGAAAAGATCAAAACAATAGGCCTAGGCGACTCATACACCGACAAACCACTCCTAAAAGCCGTGGACACTCCAATACTAGTAAAAGGATACAATGGCAAATGGGCCGAATTAGACGTGAAAAACCTCTACCATGCAAAGGGCGCCGGACCCAAAGGATGGGCGGAAGCCATAAAAAAATTCGTCCTCAAAGGTGGAATAAAATGA
- the mpgS gene encoding mannosyl-3-phosphoglycerate synthase: MLVEAPKNVENIGPIKVYYPQSIIRLESKIPSLSALNFPKESLNHILKDFSIIVPIKNENTILFDSVIRSIPADCNIIVISDSDREKCEKEMKVIEDFHRMTGAPIIFAHQKDPTIGHALNDIGYTNILDNGLVRDGKGEGLILGLIINKCLGRKYVGFVDADNYMPTSIYEYVLDFAIGIAMSKTPYSMVRLLWRYKPKAVGDKLRLEKWGRVSRITNKYLNLLLSSRLGYETSIIKTGNAGEHAMSMKLAERLSYAAGYSFEPYQLIHMLESAGDLDVKEGIEVFQIETLSSHVHENKGEDHINDMILSSLSTIYHSRLSTRSIQEKIIKELKARNILEDDKPPKNIIIPPIKDIKAKGFINSVKRESDIFMELR, encoded by the coding sequence ATGCTTGTCGAGGCGCCTAAAAACGTTGAAAACATAGGCCCCATCAAAGTATATTATCCACAGAGTATAATCAGATTAGAATCCAAGATTCCAAGCTTATCCGCCCTTAACTTTCCAAAGGAGAGTCTCAATCATATCCTCAAAGATTTCTCTATTATAGTACCTATCAAAAATGAGAATACAATATTATTTGATAGTGTGATCCGTTCAATACCCGCTGATTGTAATATAATAGTAATCTCGGATAGTGACAGGGAAAAATGCGAAAAAGAAATGAAGGTTATAGAAGATTTTCATAGGATGACAGGAGCCCCTATAATCTTCGCACATCAGAAAGATCCTACTATCGGCCACGCACTAAATGATATTGGATATACAAATATACTTGACAACGGACTGGTAAGGGATGGTAAAGGGGAGGGGTTGATCCTCGGACTTATAATAAATAAATGCCTTGGAAGAAAATATGTCGGCTTTGTTGACGCCGACAATTACATGCCAACATCAATCTATGAATATGTTCTCGATTTTGCCATTGGAATTGCAATGTCAAAAACCCCCTATTCAATGGTCAGACTATTGTGGAGGTATAAACCAAAGGCTGTAGGTGATAAATTACGCCTTGAAAAGTGGGGTCGTGTATCAAGGATCACGAACAAGTACTTGAATTTGCTTCTAAGCAGCCGATTAGGATATGAAACCAGTATTATAAAGACTGGGAATGCCGGAGAGCATGCTATGAGCATGAAACTGGCCGAAAGATTATCATATGCAGCTGGTTATTCATTTGAACCCTACCAGTTGATCCACATGCTAGAATCCGCAGGTGACCTGGATGTCAAGGAGGGGATTGAAGTATTTCAGATAGAAACTCTAAGTTCACATGTGCATGAAAACAAGGGCGAAGACCACATCAATGATATGATACTCAGTTCATTATCCACCATCTACCATAGTAGACTATCCACCAGAAGCATACAAGAAAAAATAATAAAAGAATTAAAGGCCAGAAACATCCTAGAGGATGATAAACCACCCAAGAATATTATAATACCCCCAATCAAGGATATTAAAGCCAAAGGTTTTATAAATTCCGTAAAGAGAGAGTCTGATATTTTCATGGAATTGAGGTGA
- the serS gene encoding serine--tRNA ligase produces the protein MKFKLKGRIILNKNASPATEKIKEFIEKANKDLLLRGSKDEKEASKITQWEIKDKEIQLKIVSGRRVRAHDGLLRLKKPLTQLLGPEYHIGIRKMVVDDYTFTTTIPQDVPGEKLDEIRELPFVDTLEIEENTLKIHFKPLDEKELRRHVVDRVVKQVQNLLEFEEDLTVKVTKAKPGEIIAKSRPYKPLFTGDPTEEAMKRGWVKKFPGRGQWFYTPPITALHRTLEELVIQKIIKPLKFQECLFPKLIPLPIMQKMRYLEGLPEGMYYCNAPRRDPETFEKFKKGLLIKKEIPIDLLKKGIKDPGYVIAPAQCEPFYQFLAHEIVDKKSLPIKFYDRSGWTYRWEAGGAKGLDRVHEFQRIELVWLGTPEQTEKIRDQTVKLSQKLSDELELEWYTEIGDDPFYLEGRKIEERGIEFPDIPKYEMRITLPREEKGVAVISANVHGTHFIEGFSIKEAHGEKIWTGCTGIGLTRWVFGFLAQKGFEAENWPELIKNRIEKVEIPSIVTWP, from the coding sequence ATGAAATTTAAACTCAAAGGGAGAATAATCCTCAACAAAAACGCATCACCCGCAACAGAAAAGATAAAAGAGTTCATAGAAAAAGCCAACAAAGACCTGCTATTGAGGGGTTCAAAGGATGAGAAAGAGGCTTCAAAGATAACCCAATGGGAGATCAAAGACAAAGAAATCCAACTGAAAATAGTATCAGGTAGGAGGGTGAGGGCCCATGACGGACTCCTAAGACTCAAAAAACCATTAACACAATTACTAGGACCAGAATATCATATCGGGATCCGTAAAATGGTCGTGGACGATTATACCTTCACCACAACAATACCCCAAGACGTCCCCGGGGAAAAATTAGATGAAATCAGAGAATTACCCTTCGTAGACACGCTAGAAATCGAAGAAAACACCCTAAAAATCCATTTCAAACCATTAGATGAAAAAGAACTTAGAAGACATGTAGTCGACCGTGTAGTTAAACAAGTCCAAAACCTCCTAGAATTTGAAGAAGACCTAACAGTGAAGGTTACAAAGGCAAAACCCGGTGAGATAATAGCAAAAAGCAGACCCTACAAGCCACTATTCACCGGAGACCCCACAGAGGAGGCTATGAAACGTGGATGGGTTAAAAAATTCCCAGGGAGAGGACAATGGTTCTACACACCACCAATCACAGCCCTCCACAGGACCCTCGAAGAACTTGTAATCCAAAAAATCATAAAACCGCTAAAATTCCAAGAATGCCTATTCCCAAAACTCATACCACTACCCATAATGCAAAAAATGAGATACCTCGAAGGACTGCCAGAAGGCATGTACTATTGTAACGCCCCGCGCAGAGACCCCGAAACCTTCGAAAAATTCAAAAAAGGACTCCTAATAAAAAAAGAGATACCAATAGACCTTCTTAAAAAGGGCATCAAGGACCCTGGATATGTTATCGCACCAGCCCAATGCGAACCATTCTACCAGTTCCTAGCACATGAAATAGTAGACAAAAAAAGTCTACCAATAAAATTCTACGATCGCAGCGGATGGACCTACCGATGGGAAGCCGGAGGCGCTAAAGGACTCGACAGAGTCCACGAATTCCAACGAATAGAACTAGTCTGGCTCGGAACACCAGAACAGACCGAAAAAATAAGAGACCAAACCGTCAAACTCTCACAGAAACTATCAGATGAACTCGAACTCGAATGGTACACCGAAATCGGAGACGACCCATTCTACCTAGAAGGGCGAAAAATCGAAGAAAGAGGCATAGAATTCCCAGACATACCAAAATATGAAATGAGAATAACACTACCCAGAGAAGAAAAAGGCGTCGCAGTCATATCAGCTAACGTGCATGGAACACACTTCATAGAAGGATTCTCAATAAAAGAAGCCCACGGAGAAAAAATATGGACAGGATGCACGGGCATAGGCCTCACAAGATGGGTTTTCGGATTCCTCGCACAGAAAGGCTTCGAAGCCGAAAACTGGCCAGAACTAATAAAAAACCGGATAGAAAAAGTTGAAATCCCCTCAATAGTAACCTGGCCATGA
- a CDS encoding KEOPS complex subunit Pcc1: MKIPHTRTPPTEWGEYQTTAYTLGRIRMIIKTKIRLDYKDNKTARITFKALEPDNRGFIDGKIIGKSIIFKLESESIGSIRRSIDDLLVSEMIIEKIW; the protein is encoded by the coding sequence TTGAAGATACCCCACACTAGGACACCCCCCACAGAATGGGGGGAGTATCAGACAACAGCCTACACTCTCGGTAGGATCCGTATGATCATAAAAACAAAAATCAGATTAGATTACAAGGACAATAAAACTGCCCGGATAACCTTCAAGGCCCTTGAACCAGACAATCGAGGTTTCATAGATGGTAAGATAATAGGCAAGAGCATAATATTCAAGCTAGAAAGTGAATCCATAGGCAGTATACGTCGCAGCATCGACGATCTATTAGTCTCTGAGATGATAATCGAAAAAATATGGTGA
- the rplJ gene encoding 50S ribosomal protein L16, translating into MVRAYTRREYIRKIPGVKIVQYDMGNLSGSFPLSLSLAVKAPAQITHNALEAARIASNRYMQRRAGRMGYHLKIRVYPHHIIRENPMATGAGADRVQDGMRKAFGKPVSSVALVKKNQRIITIETNKRNFKDAKEALRRAAMKLPVPCRIIIDRGEELIK; encoded by the coding sequence ATGGTTCGTGCATATACTAGACGTGAGTATATTAGGAAGATTCCTGGGGTGAAGATAGTCCAGTATGATATGGGGAATCTTTCAGGTTCTTTTCCTTTATCTTTAAGTTTAGCCGTTAAAGCTCCTGCCCAGATCACACATAATGCACTTGAGGCTGCTAGGATAGCCTCAAACAGGTACATGCAGAGAAGGGCTGGTAGGATGGGCTATCACTTGAAGATTAGAGTCTATCCACACCATATCATAAGAGAGAATCCAATGGCCACAGGTGCCGGGGCTGACCGTGTACAGGATGGTATGAGGAAGGCCTTTGGTAAACCAGTAAGTTCTGTTGCACTAGTCAAGAAAAACCAGAGGATAATAACAATTGAAACCAATAAGAGAAACTTCAAGGATGCTAAAGAGGCTCTTAGGAGAGCTGCGATGAAGTTACCAGTACCATGCAGGATAATAATCGACAGAGGAGAAGAACTTATCAAATAA
- the ppsA gene encoding phosphoenolpyruvate synthase — translation MKFVAFFEELTKDDVLIAGGKGANLGELTHAGIPVPPGFVVTSKTYDKFMKDTGLFPEVMGLLEDLDVNDTKELQRVSKQIKDIIVSAEVPEDIQTLIIESYNALCQRIGREDVYVAVRSSATAEDLPEASFAGQQETFLNIKGAEDVLKHVQKCWASLFEARAIFYREQNNFDHAKVSIAVVVQEMVNAEKAGVMFTAHPSTGEDILLIEASWGLGEAVVSGAVTPDTYSVDKATGELLNFKIGEKNVMFKREDGKTVKVPVPDDMKEKRVLSDEEITKLAELGRKIHEHYKFPQDTEWAIEEGKVYMLQSRPITTLTEIEAPEKEEVEEKKIILKGLGASPGLASGKVKIIRDIDELDKIQTGDILVTVMTTPDMVPAMRRASGILTDEGGVTCHASIVSRELGIPCIVGTGDATRKVKDNQLITMDGTKGLVYEGEIAAPKEEEEKVIGEIPPEAPLLTVTEVKVNVSMPEAAKKAASTGADGVGLLRTEHMMLTPGVHPKKFIKDGKEEELIKILVENIMKVADAFYPKPVWYRTLDAPTDEFKTLEGGEDEPYEHNPMLGWRGIRRELDEPEILKAEFKAIKRLREKGYTNIGIMIPLVQHPDELRRAKEIAEEVGLKPHRDVEFGIMVETPAAALIIEDFIDVGVDFVSFGTNDLTQYTLAIDRNNELVADLYTEGHPAVMKLVERVIKKCREAGVKTSICGQAGSIPWIVERLVELGIDSVSANTDAVGEVRRTVARVEQKIMLKAARKLLG, via the coding sequence ATGAAGTTCGTGGCATTTTTCGAGGAACTCACCAAGGATGATGTGCTTATCGCTGGAGGTAAGGGGGCTAACCTTGGTGAATTAACCCATGCAGGCATACCAGTACCCCCAGGTTTTGTCGTGACATCCAAAACCTATGACAAGTTCATGAAGGACACTGGCTTGTTCCCAGAGGTCATGGGCTTGCTGGAGGATTTGGATGTTAATGATACAAAGGAACTGCAAAGGGTCTCCAAGCAAATAAAAGATATTATAGTATCTGCTGAGGTGCCCGAGGACATACAGACCCTCATAATAGAATCCTATAATGCTCTATGCCAGCGCATAGGCCGAGAGGATGTATATGTTGCTGTACGTTCATCCGCGACTGCGGAGGACTTGCCCGAGGCGTCATTCGCCGGTCAACAAGAGACCTTCCTCAACATAAAAGGGGCGGAGGACGTGCTAAAACATGTTCAGAAGTGTTGGGCTTCACTATTCGAAGCAAGGGCAATATTCTATAGGGAACAGAACAACTTCGACCATGCGAAGGTTTCGATTGCGGTGGTTGTCCAGGAGATGGTGAACGCGGAAAAGGCAGGTGTAATGTTCACAGCACACCCCTCAACAGGCGAGGACATCCTATTAATAGAAGCTTCATGGGGTCTGGGAGAGGCTGTGGTCTCAGGGGCGGTGACCCCAGACACCTACTCAGTTGACAAAGCCACAGGTGAACTTTTAAACTTCAAAATCGGTGAAAAAAATGTCATGTTCAAAAGGGAAGATGGTAAGACAGTGAAAGTCCCAGTACCAGATGATATGAAAGAAAAAAGAGTATTATCAGATGAGGAGATAACTAAACTTGCAGAGCTTGGAAGGAAAATCCACGAACATTATAAATTCCCCCAGGACACGGAATGGGCCATAGAAGAAGGAAAAGTATACATGTTACAATCAAGGCCAATTACAACATTAACAGAAATAGAAGCCCCAGAAAAAGAGGAAGTAGAGGAGAAGAAGATAATATTAAAGGGCCTGGGTGCTAGCCCGGGCCTGGCCTCTGGTAAGGTTAAAATAATACGTGATATAGATGAACTTGACAAGATACAGACAGGGGACATACTCGTAACAGTGATGACCACACCAGATATGGTGCCCGCGATGAGAAGAGCCAGCGGCATCCTAACAGATGAAGGAGGCGTCACATGTCATGCTTCCATAGTTTCAAGGGAGCTTGGCATACCCTGTATAGTTGGGACCGGTGACGCAACCCGCAAAGTAAAAGACAACCAACTTATAACAATGGATGGTACAAAGGGTCTAGTATATGAGGGAGAGATCGCAGCACCCAAAGAAGAGGAGGAGAAGGTGATAGGGGAAATCCCACCAGAGGCCCCATTACTCACTGTTACAGAGGTTAAAGTTAATGTAAGCATGCCAGAGGCTGCTAAGAAGGCGGCTTCCACTGGAGCCGATGGGGTGGGACTCCTAAGAACGGAACATATGATGTTAACACCCGGAGTCCACCCAAAGAAGTTCATAAAGGATGGGAAAGAGGAAGAACTCATTAAAATATTAGTTGAGAATATTATGAAGGTTGCGGATGCATTCTATCCCAAACCCGTATGGTATAGGACACTGGATGCTCCCACAGATGAGTTCAAAACATTGGAAGGCGGGGAAGACGAACCATACGAGCACAATCCAATGTTAGGCTGGAGGGGTATCAGAAGGGAACTTGACGAGCCTGAGATCCTAAAAGCCGAGTTCAAAGCCATTAAAAGGTTGCGGGAGAAAGGATACACTAACATTGGTATAATGATACCCCTTGTACAACACCCAGATGAGCTGAGGAGGGCCAAGGAGATTGCAGAGGAGGTCGGTCTCAAACCACACCGGGACGTTGAATTCGGTATAATGGTTGAGACCCCAGCCGCCGCATTAATAATCGAGGATTTCATAGATGTGGGAGTAGACTTCGTAAGCTTCGGTACAAACGACCTGACACAATACACCCTTGCAATTGATAGGAACAATGAACTGGTAGCCGACCTTTACACTGAAGGACACCCAGCAGTCATGAAACTCGTAGAAAGGGTTATAAAAAAGTGCAGGGAAGCCGGTGTCAAGACAAGCATATGCGGCCAAGCAGGGAGCATACCATGGATAGTTGAAAGATTAGTCGAACTTGGAATTGACAGTGTATCAGCCAATACAGATGCAGTTGGGGAAGTCCGCAGGACGGTTGCACGGGTGGAGCAAAAGATCATGTTAAAAGCGGCGAGAAAACTACTAGGATAA
- the mfnA gene encoding tyrosine decarboxylase MfnA: MDFKGLSRDKVLKLLKRVKREDLTYDSGKILGSMCTSPHPLAKEVFCEFIESNLGDPGLFKGTRALEKDVIRMIGELLADPNVVGHVVTGGTEANLMAMRAARNITGLAEPEIIVPRSAHFSFKKAAEILRLNLKEAALGPDYRVDVDSVVELLSSNTVAIVGIAGTTELGLVDPIPELSRLCEDEGVYLHVDAALGGFIIPFLKEAGYDLPDFDFRLDGVTSVTIDPHKMGLAPIPSGCIVFRGQEYLDSMSIETPYLTEKQQSTIVGTRSGASAAATWAIMKYMGHEGYIRVVKDSMRITQFLARELKRCGFELVTEPQLNIVAFNSPDMSPEALAYELELRGWSVSISSYPPAVRIVLMPHIKKEHVKAFMEDLTGI; this comes from the coding sequence ATGGACTTCAAAGGCCTCTCCAGGGATAAAGTTTTAAAACTTTTAAAAAGGGTTAAAAGGGAAGACTTAACCTATGATTCCGGTAAGATACTCGGTTCAATGTGCACTAGCCCCCACCCCCTTGCAAAGGAAGTTTTCTGCGAATTCATAGAATCCAACCTTGGGGATCCCGGTCTTTTTAAGGGTACAAGGGCCCTTGAAAAAGACGTTATAAGGATGATCGGGGAGCTCCTAGCGGACCCTAATGTAGTGGGGCACGTGGTAACTGGGGGTACAGAGGCCAATCTCATGGCAATGCGCGCTGCCCGTAATATTACAGGCCTTGCAGAACCTGAGATAATAGTCCCCAGGTCGGCTCATTTCTCCTTTAAAAAGGCTGCTGAGATTTTAAGGTTAAATTTGAAGGAGGCCGCGCTTGGCCCTGATTATAGGGTGGATGTTGATTCTGTGGTGGAACTCTTATCATCTAATACAGTTGCTATTGTGGGTATTGCCGGGACAACTGAACTTGGACTGGTTGATCCCATACCAGAACTTTCAAGATTATGTGAGGATGAAGGGGTGTATTTGCATGTTGACGCAGCCCTTGGGGGATTCATAATACCCTTCCTGAAAGAGGCTGGATATGATCTTCCTGATTTCGATTTTAGATTGGATGGTGTTACTTCCGTTACTATAGACCCTCATAAGATGGGTTTAGCCCCCATACCAAGTGGTTGTATAGTTTTCAGGGGACAGGAGTATCTTGATTCCATGAGTATTGAGACACCATATCTTACGGAGAAGCAGCAATCAACTATAGTGGGGACGCGTAGCGGGGCTTCGGCAGCGGCAACTTGGGCCATAATGAAGTACATGGGACACGAGGGGTATATAAGGGTTGTTAAGGATTCTATGAGGATCACCCAATTTTTAGCCCGTGAACTTAAAAGGTGCGGGTTTGAGCTTGTTACAGAGCCCCAGTTAAATATTGTGGCCTTTAATTCACCTGACATGTCCCCGGAGGCCCTTGCATATGAACTTGAATT